A region from the Desulfomarina profundi genome encodes:
- a CDS encoding ATP-NAD kinase family protein: protein MKSIGFIVNPIAGMGGRVGLKGTDGLAEEARQRGALPLAPARGQKGLIPLRNFESELQIFTPAKEMGEAEAKREGFAPTVIGRHTTGETGAADTRYAAKEMVQQGVELILFAGGDGTARDIYSAIGEKVPVIGIPAGVKIHSPVFAQTAQKAGELAKLFLAGQLHHFDLAEVLDIDEEAYRNGQVKTRLHGYLNVPVERLRMQNRKSGTPLTEKVSQNSIALDIIDNMAKGVMYLVGPGSTTRPIMENLGLPCTLLGVDLVMDGQLIAADATEKTILKATKQRNFKIIVTPIGGQGYIFGRGNHQLSHRVLRLAGKENIIVIATREKLIRLRGEPLLVDTGDISVDQMLGGYIRVTTGYKQQMITRVR from the coding sequence ATGAAAAGCATCGGTTTTATAGTTAATCCTATCGCCGGGATGGGCGGGAGAGTTGGTTTGAAGGGCACCGACGGCCTCGCAGAAGAGGCCAGACAACGTGGCGCCCTGCCCCTGGCTCCTGCACGGGGGCAAAAAGGCCTGATTCCATTGCGCAATTTTGAATCTGAACTACAGATCTTTACACCGGCAAAAGAAATGGGAGAAGCCGAAGCGAAACGGGAGGGTTTTGCCCCAACGGTGATCGGCCGACACACCACCGGAGAAACGGGTGCCGCCGATACACGTTATGCTGCCAAAGAGATGGTACAGCAGGGAGTAGAGCTGATTCTCTTTGCCGGTGGCGATGGTACGGCAAGAGACATCTATTCAGCTATTGGTGAAAAAGTCCCGGTAATCGGTATACCGGCAGGCGTTAAAATTCACTCCCCTGTCTTTGCGCAAACAGCGCAAAAGGCAGGAGAGCTGGCAAAACTCTTTCTTGCAGGGCAGCTTCACCATTTTGATCTGGCAGAAGTTTTAGATATTGATGAAGAGGCATACCGAAATGGCCAGGTTAAAACACGGCTTCACGGTTATCTGAATGTCCCGGTGGAACGTTTGCGAATGCAAAACCGTAAATCCGGTACACCACTTACGGAAAAAGTCTCTCAGAACAGTATTGCCCTCGATATCATAGACAATATGGCTAAAGGAGTCATGTACCTTGTGGGCCCTGGCTCTACCACAAGACCCATTATGGAAAATCTGGGATTGCCCTGTACACTTCTTGGAGTGGATCTGGTCATGGATGGTCAGCTCATCGCAGCGGATGCAACTGAAAAAACAATTCTCAAAGCCACAAAACAGAGAAATTTTAAAATCATTGTCACGCCCATCGGCGGCCAAGGATATATCTTTGGCCGTGGCAATCACCAGCTCAGCCACAGGGTTTTGAGGCTTGCGGGGAAGGAAAATATCATTGTCATTGCTACCCGGGAAAAGCTTATACGACTCCGGGGAGAACCTTTATTGGTGGATACCGGGGATATCTCTGTTGATCAAATGCTTGGAGGCTATATCCGCGTTACCACAGGATATAAGCAGCAGATGATCACCAGGGTTCGATGA
- the gcvPB gene encoding aminomethyl-transferring glycine dehydrogenase subunit GcvPB yields MKRIDRSDKVRNGFHQAKWDEPIIFELSRKGERGIQVPRAEEEISARVGDGISAIPTGMKRRVPPLLPEISQPGVLRHFMRLSQETLGADVNIEIGQGTCTVKYSPKINDALARLPGMTALHPSQAEETVQGILEIIYKTDCIMREISGLDSFTFQPGSGSQGILTMASIIEKYFEEKGESEQRNEIITTLFSHPSDSAAPAVKGYKIIHILPDENGYPDFEAFKLAVSEKTAAFIVANPEDTGVYNPRVREFTALVHKKGGLCGYDQANANGLLGVTRAADAGFDMCFFNLHKTFSTPHGCGGPACGATGVTAKLVKYLPGPLVEQRGDKFVLNNTTTYDPVSVGKVRSFLGVAPVVLKAYSWIMSMGAEGLYEVAKVAVLNNNYMYKKLMEIECVDAPYIIGKQRIEQVRYTLEKMTSDTGITTGDIQRRMMDFGMHYWSSHHPFHVAEPMTLEPTETPSKEDLDEYIATLTQVFKEAYENPEIIRSAPNKSVCHRVDDSGVDDPRQWCITWRSYLKKTRPN; encoded by the coding sequence ATGAAACGTATCGATAGAAGTGACAAGGTCAGAAATGGTTTTCACCAGGCCAAATGGGATGAACCGATCATCTTTGAATTAAGTCGAAAAGGAGAGCGGGGAATCCAGGTTCCCCGTGCAGAAGAGGAAATTTCCGCACGGGTGGGAGATGGAATCTCTGCAATTCCCACCGGTATGAAACGTCGAGTACCACCTTTGCTCCCGGAAATATCCCAGCCTGGAGTGTTACGCCATTTCATGCGCCTTTCCCAGGAGACTCTGGGGGCGGATGTAAACATTGAAATCGGCCAGGGAACCTGCACGGTGAAATACAGCCCCAAGATTAATGACGCTTTGGCCAGACTTCCCGGGATGACGGCACTCCATCCTTCTCAGGCCGAAGAGACCGTCCAGGGAATCCTTGAGATCATCTACAAAACCGACTGTATCATGCGGGAGATATCCGGTCTGGACAGCTTTACTTTTCAACCTGGAAGCGGAAGTCAGGGGATCCTGACCATGGCCTCGATTATTGAAAAGTATTTTGAGGAAAAAGGAGAAAGTGAACAACGAAATGAAATAATAACAACTCTTTTCTCACACCCTTCAGACTCAGCGGCACCTGCTGTAAAAGGGTATAAAATTATCCATATACTACCGGATGAAAATGGCTACCCTGATTTTGAAGCGTTTAAACTTGCGGTCAGTGAAAAAACAGCGGCCTTTATTGTCGCAAACCCCGAAGACACAGGAGTGTATAATCCACGGGTAAGGGAGTTTACTGCGTTAGTACACAAAAAGGGAGGCCTCTGTGGTTATGATCAGGCAAATGCCAACGGTCTTCTTGGTGTGACCAGAGCAGCTGACGCCGGCTTTGATATGTGTTTTTTCAATCTCCATAAAACATTTTCAACACCTCATGGTTGTGGCGGCCCGGCGTGTGGTGCAACAGGTGTTACTGCAAAACTGGTAAAATATCTCCCCGGCCCACTGGTAGAACAGCGGGGTGATAAATTTGTTCTTAATAATACTACTACCTATGATCCGGTAAGTGTTGGAAAAGTCCGTTCATTTCTTGGCGTAGCTCCGGTTGTTTTGAAGGCATATAGCTGGATTATGAGCATGGGGGCAGAGGGGCTCTACGAAGTGGCTAAAGTGGCAGTGCTTAATAACAACTACATGTACAAAAAACTGATGGAGATAGAATGTGTGGATGCACCCTATATTATCGGTAAACAGCGTATCGAACAGGTCAGATACACTCTTGAAAAAATGACCAGTGACACTGGCATAACTACAGGCGATATACAACGAAGAATGATGGATTTCGGTATGCATTACTGGTCCAGTCATCATCCCTTCCATGTGGCAGAACCTATGACTCTTGAGCCCACAGAGACTCCATCAAAAGAAGATCTCGATGAGTATATAGCGACCCTGACCCAGGTCTTCAAAGAAGCGTACGAAAACCCTGAAATCATACGAAGTGCGCCCAACAAAAGCGTTTGTCACCGTGTTGATGATTCCGGAGTCGATGATCCCAGGCAGTGGTGTATCACCTGGAGAAGTTATCTCAAGAAGACTAGGCCTAACTGA
- the gcvPA gene encoding aminomethyl-transferring glycine dehydrogenase subunit GcvPA, whose protein sequence is MAINGFKNHPYIPNSVPEVQQQMLAELGLESLEDLHAEVPEALKLKDNMSLPKAIPSEFELRKHVEKLLAKNSNCTENLNFLGAGCWQHYVPAICDEINSRGEFLTAYGGEMYNDFGRFQALFEYQSMMAELLDMDVVNVPTMDWAQAAATSLRMASRITDRKEFLIPELMDLEKFLIMKNYCGPDITLIRVGHDAASGQLDLEDLRSKLTPDTAGIYFENPSFLGFIEQQGKAIAEMVHAVGGLSVVGVDPSSLGVLAPPSSYGADIVCGDLQPLGMHMNYGGGQAGFIATPDEEKFVMEFPSRLFGIVPTRVEGEYGFDDIAYDRTSFGHHREHGKEYVGTQAALWGITAGVYLATMGPAGMKELGQTILQKNQYAIAEIDQIAGVRGSRFTSQGFKEFVVDFNDTGKSVAEINKRLLGNKIFGGKDLSRDFPTLGQCALFCVTEIHTREEIDSLVQAITRIVCS, encoded by the coding sequence ATGGCAATAAATGGATTCAAAAATCATCCTTATATACCGAATTCGGTACCTGAGGTTCAGCAACAGATGCTTGCTGAATTAGGGCTTGAGAGTCTTGAGGATTTGCATGCAGAGGTTCCGGAGGCTCTTAAGTTAAAAGACAATATGAGTCTCCCTAAAGCAATACCTTCGGAATTCGAATTGCGAAAGCATGTTGAAAAACTGTTGGCTAAAAATAGTAATTGTACGGAAAATCTAAATTTTCTCGGTGCCGGATGCTGGCAGCACTATGTTCCTGCTATCTGTGACGAAATCAATTCAAGAGGAGAGTTTCTTACCGCCTACGGGGGTGAGATGTATAACGATTTCGGTAGATTCCAGGCCCTGTTCGAATACCAGAGCATGATGGCAGAGCTTCTGGATATGGACGTGGTGAACGTGCCGACCATGGATTGGGCCCAGGCCGCTGCCACCTCACTGCGCATGGCTTCCCGAATCACTGACCGTAAAGAATTTCTGATTCCGGAATTGATGGATCTGGAAAAATTCCTGATTATGAAAAATTATTGTGGCCCGGATATAACCTTAATCAGAGTGGGCCATGATGCAGCCTCTGGACAGCTTGATCTGGAGGACTTACGATCCAAACTCACTCCTGATACTGCTGGTATCTATTTTGAAAACCCCTCTTTTTTGGGTTTCATTGAACAACAGGGAAAAGCTATTGCGGAAATGGTTCACGCAGTTGGTGGTCTCAGCGTGGTTGGAGTTGATCCCAGCTCTCTTGGAGTGCTGGCCCCGCCATCCAGTTACGGTGCTGATATTGTCTGCGGCGATCTACAGCCACTTGGGATGCACATGAATTACGGTGGCGGACAGGCAGGGTTTATTGCAACTCCGGATGAGGAAAAGTTTGTGATGGAATTCCCTTCACGGCTTTTTGGCATCGTTCCTACCCGCGTTGAAGGTGAATACGGTTTTGACGACATTGCCTATGACAGAACATCCTTTGGTCATCACCGGGAACACGGGAAAGAATATGTCGGTACTCAAGCCGCTCTCTGGGGCATAACTGCCGGAGTATATCTCGCCACTATGGGACCTGCCGGGATGAAAGAACTTGGTCAAACCATTCTACAGAAAAATCAATACGCAATAGCGGAAATCGACCAGATAGCAGGAGTGAGGGGTTCACGTTTCACATCCCAGGGGTTCAAGGAATTCGTGGTGGATTTCAATGATACTGGAAAATCTGTAGCAGAGATTAATAAAAGATTGCTGGGTAATAAGATCTTTGGTGGCAAGGATTTATCTAGAGATTTCCCGACACTTGGTCAGTGCGCACTTTTCTGTGTTACAGAAATTCACACCAGAGAAGAGATCGACAGTCTTGTCCAGGCTATTACCAGAATCGTCTGCTCATAA
- a CDS encoding SDR family NAD(P)-dependent oxidoreductase: protein MIQKQDLLSLTGKVAIITGGASGIGLATAQLLSAHGAKIALLDVNPQGQEEADNICNRGRDAKFFKCDVTLTDSVQKTVEAVMNTWGRIDILFNNAGVTVRKTVVDLTEKEWDFVLDVGLKGTFLLSKYVIPIMTAQGGGSIVNTGSGWGLKGGNLAAAYCAVKGGIVNLTRAMAIDHGPDNIRVNSVNPGDTDTSMLRDEGVQTGDVSDSASEKKYLEECGADRPLKRIGMPVDIAQAVLYLASDLSGWVTGGALVVDGGGIA from the coding sequence ATGATACAAAAACAAGACCTGTTATCCCTCACTGGAAAAGTCGCGATTATCACCGGTGGTGCTTCCGGAATCGGACTTGCCACAGCCCAGTTGCTCTCTGCCCATGGAGCAAAGATTGCTCTTTTGGACGTAAACCCACAGGGTCAGGAAGAAGCTGACAACATTTGCAATAGAGGCCGGGATGCCAAGTTCTTTAAATGTGATGTAACTTTGACAGATAGCGTACAAAAGACTGTGGAAGCCGTTATGAATACCTGGGGGCGGATTGATATTCTCTTTAACAATGCTGGAGTTACAGTACGCAAAACTGTTGTGGATCTCACAGAAAAAGAATGGGATTTTGTTCTGGATGTGGGGCTTAAAGGAACATTTTTGCTCTCGAAATACGTTATCCCGATCATGACTGCCCAGGGTGGTGGATCAATTGTGAATACCGGTTCCGGCTGGGGACTGAAAGGTGGTAATCTCGCTGCTGCATACTGTGCCGTAAAGGGTGGGATTGTCAATTTGACCAGGGCAATGGCAATCGACCATGGACCTGACAATATTCGAGTCAATAGCGTTAATCCCGGCGACACAGACACCTCAATGCTGAGGGACGAAGGTGTTCAGACTGGCGATGTAAGCGATTCGGCAAGTGAGAAAAAATATCTGGAAGAATGTGGTGCCGACCGGCCTCTAAAGCGTATCGGGATGCCGGTGGATATTGCCCAGGCGGTGCTTTACCTGGCCAGTGATTTATCTGGCTGGGTAACAGGTGGTGCTCTGGTAGTCGATGGCGGTGGTATTGCTTAG
- a CDS encoding sigma-54 interaction domain-containing protein — protein MTLLQKYEPELNRMTRIVSTIFDIDVAVFDLKSRLISCTDGYLKQKGKTVHAPSIEEVMAHGNVLVNKPGHMKSCIGCRFKGQCPSTIEILKSISLEDSAIGAVTFTSFSKQGHERITRDTEVYTYAVDSFSEWVTDTVLNKEQKRLFDTNARMLQCTLDLSRSAVFTVNSTGAIVQCNSLTLELFSFCDLYTRSIYHILPEPIVDKILEGHPLVDIRVRIDDSQAFVSSVPVNGREIFDGAVIYIRLEKNLQEYSLKKKLPGSNITLESIKGQSQGVRRIRKQAEKIADSLSTVLITGETGTGKGLLAKAIHSTGKRRNAPFVSVNCASIPETLFESELFGYEEGAFSGAQKGGKPGRFELAEGGTLFLDEIGEMPLHLQVKLLNVLQDYSLQRVGGVTQVPIDVRIIAATNQDIERLVQTGKFRSDLFYRLNVIPIDIPPLCTRKDDIEILAKQFLEEYSQKLNKKIDGISDEMISLLGCHDWPGNIRELQNIIEYCVNMTEDKILTTRSLPERFVTVQTKTAVPHAEVRPDLANAELATIISTLDRHGWSVKGKTSAAKELGIGIRTLYRRLKQLEAPASN, from the coding sequence ATGACTTTGCTGCAAAAATACGAGCCGGAACTCAACCGGATGACCCGGATTGTCTCCACAATTTTTGATATAGATGTCGCTGTCTTTGACCTTAAAAGTCGACTGATTTCCTGCACTGATGGCTACCTCAAACAGAAAGGAAAAACTGTTCATGCACCATCAATTGAAGAAGTGATGGCCCATGGCAATGTGTTGGTAAACAAACCAGGACATATGAAATCCTGCATCGGATGCAGGTTTAAAGGGCAATGTCCATCAACCATTGAAATCCTGAAAAGTATAAGCTTGGAAGATTCTGCGATTGGGGCTGTGACCTTTACCTCTTTTTCCAAACAGGGCCACGAGCGTATTACCCGAGATACTGAGGTGTACACATATGCCGTTGATAGTTTTTCTGAGTGGGTGACAGATACGGTACTGAATAAGGAACAAAAAAGGCTATTTGATACCAATGCCAGGATGTTGCAATGCACTCTGGATCTTTCCCGATCGGCTGTTTTCACCGTTAATTCTACAGGCGCTATTGTTCAGTGCAACAGTTTGACTCTAGAGCTTTTTTCGTTCTGTGATCTCTATACCAGATCAATCTATCATATTCTCCCGGAACCTATTGTCGACAAAATTCTTGAAGGCCATCCCCTTGTGGATATCCGTGTCCGTATTGATGATTCTCAAGCTTTTGTTTCCTCAGTGCCTGTAAATGGCAGAGAAATATTTGACGGTGCTGTTATCTACATCCGTCTGGAGAAAAATCTGCAGGAATATTCTTTAAAGAAAAAGCTGCCAGGAAGCAATATAACTCTAGAAAGTATCAAAGGCCAAAGCCAGGGAGTAAGAAGGATAAGAAAACAGGCGGAAAAAATAGCAGACTCGCTTTCAACAGTTCTTATCACCGGGGAAACCGGGACAGGAAAAGGACTTCTCGCTAAAGCCATCCATTCAACTGGTAAACGTCGGAACGCTCCTTTTGTTTCGGTCAACTGTGCAAGTATTCCGGAAACGCTCTTTGAAAGCGAGCTCTTTGGGTATGAGGAAGGAGCCTTCAGTGGAGCACAGAAAGGTGGAAAACCAGGACGCTTCGAACTGGCAGAGGGAGGAACGTTGTTTTTGGATGAAATTGGTGAAATGCCACTGCATTTGCAGGTCAAACTTCTTAATGTTCTGCAGGACTACTCGCTGCAACGGGTCGGAGGGGTCACGCAGGTCCCCATTGACGTACGTATTATCGCCGCGACCAATCAGGACATAGAAAGACTCGTTCAGACCGGAAAATTCCGCTCCGATCTTTTTTATCGACTTAATGTCATTCCAATTGATATCCCCCCCCTTTGCACCAGAAAAGACGATATAGAAATACTTGCAAAGCAATTCCTCGAAGAATATAGCCAAAAATTGAATAAAAAAATTGATGGGATATCAGATGAAATGATTTCTCTTCTAGGCTGCCATGACTGGCCCGGAAATATCAGAGAGCTGCAAAACATTATAGAATATTGCGTAAATATGACTGAGGACAAAATCCTCACAACCAGGAGTCTTCCTGAAAGATTTGTTACTGTTCAGACGAAAACTGCAGTTCCTCATGCCGAAGTACGGCCTGATCTTGCCAACGCTGAGCTGGCAACCATTATCTCAACACTTGATCGTCACGGTTGGTCGGTTAAAGGAAAAACATCTGCAGCAAAAGAGTTGGGTATCGGTATCCGAACCCTCTATAGACGGTTGAAACAGCTGGAAGCACCTGCCTCAAATTAG
- a CDS encoding DDE-type integrase/transposase/recombinase encodes MNKNSESRLHSWAQLRFSIIGGLLASPPEPGELGRKLKILASRRYQHPCKDGFVTFGASTIERWYYKALNGNDPVGDMERKPRSDLGKKTALSAQMLIELGKQYCSFPHWSYRLHTDNLLALIEEKPELGKPPSYASVRRRMKERGWYKKRSPRNKTKGQYKAEEHLEQMEVRSYEASHVHGLWHLDFHKGKLRVADSNGEWHTPIALCILDDCSRLCCHIQWYYQETAEVLHHGMLQAFMKRGLPRSLMTDNGAAMIARETTNGLLGLSIKHDRTLPYSPYQNGKQESFWGQLEGRLMSMLSRVEPLTLETLNYATQAWSEMEYNRKRHQEINCSPVEKMLAGPDGARPAPEREKMVFSFTVQENRAQRKSDSTLQIKGVRFEVPSRFRHFDRLYVRYQSWNLCHAWLVDERDSTLLAKIYPQDKIKNSDGLRRTLAPLVALPEADIDTDPYPPLLRKLLADYAATGLPPAFIPMEADHE; translated from the coding sequence ATGAACAAGAATAGCGAGTCCCGCCTGCATTCCTGGGCACAACTCCGTTTTTCCATCATAGGAGGACTGCTTGCCAGTCCTCCCGAGCCGGGAGAACTTGGCAGAAAACTTAAAATACTTGCGAGCCGACGGTATCAGCACCCATGCAAAGATGGGTTTGTTACCTTTGGTGCTTCCACCATTGAGCGTTGGTACTACAAAGCGTTGAACGGTAACGATCCTGTGGGAGATATGGAACGAAAACCCCGTTCAGATCTCGGGAAGAAAACAGCTCTTTCTGCGCAGATGCTGATCGAACTCGGGAAACAGTATTGCAGCTTTCCCCATTGGAGTTATCGGCTCCATACCGACAATCTTCTGGCATTAATTGAAGAAAAGCCAGAGCTGGGTAAACCTCCATCTTATGCCAGTGTTCGCCGACGCATGAAAGAAAGAGGGTGGTACAAGAAGCGGTCACCCCGTAACAAAACCAAAGGACAATACAAGGCAGAAGAACATCTTGAACAGATGGAAGTAAGAAGTTACGAGGCGTCCCATGTCCACGGACTTTGGCATCTGGATTTCCATAAGGGCAAACTACGGGTAGCTGATAGTAACGGAGAATGGCATACTCCGATAGCACTCTGCATACTTGATGACTGTTCCCGATTATGTTGCCATATCCAGTGGTATTATCAGGAAACAGCGGAAGTGTTGCATCATGGTATGTTGCAGGCCTTTATGAAACGGGGATTACCCCGCAGTTTAATGACGGATAATGGTGCGGCAATGATCGCCCGCGAAACAACAAATGGCCTACTGGGCTTGAGCATAAAACACGACCGGACATTGCCGTATAGTCCTTATCAAAATGGCAAACAGGAATCCTTCTGGGGACAGTTGGAAGGACGGCTGATGTCCATGCTGTCACGGGTAGAACCCTTGACGCTTGAGACGTTGAATTATGCCACACAGGCCTGGTCGGAGATGGAGTATAACCGAAAACGCCACCAGGAGATCAACTGTTCCCCTGTGGAGAAAATGCTGGCGGGACCAGATGGTGCACGCCCTGCTCCTGAGCGTGAAAAGATGGTTTTTTCTTTTACTGTTCAGGAAAATCGTGCCCAGCGAAAAAGTGACTCTACTTTACAGATCAAAGGTGTTCGATTTGAAGTTCCATCCAGGTTCCGCCACTTTGACCGACTATATGTACGATATCAAAGCTGGAATCTTTGCCACGCCTGGCTGGTAGACGAGAGAGATTCAACTTTGCTTGCGAAAATTTACCCTCAGGACAAGATCAAAAACAGTGACGGATTGCGAAGAACACTGGCTCCTCTTGTGGCCTTGCCTGAAGCTGATATCGACACAGACCCCTATCCACCGCTATTGCGTAAATTACTGGCTGATTATGCAGCCACCGGACTCCCTCCTGCCTTTATTCCAATGGAGGCAGACCATGAATAA